One Microbacterium keratanolyticum DNA window includes the following coding sequences:
- a CDS encoding ROK family protein, with translation MKLGLDVGGTKTDAVAVDADGTIAGRIRIPTGWGADAVITTILDAITALRQEASFEESAIESVGVGIPGLVDAHAGRVLHAVNLGVESLDLVDAARRVIDVPFAVENDVKAAALGAGALRGDARSMAYLNLGTGVAAGIVVDGKLWRGSRGIAGEVGHISVDPNGRVCGCGQRGCVETFCGGGAVARAWGRPGALPILDIFDAAEQGDVEAVALRQGIARGAAAAVRILVLSADVETVVFGGGLTSLGDRLRDDIVAELRQEAETSAFMRSLRLDERIELLPAGSPAAALGAALVGAAHREQGAMING, from the coding sequence ATGAAGCTTGGACTGGATGTCGGCGGCACGAAGACTGATGCCGTTGCTGTAGACGCTGACGGCACGATTGCCGGTCGTATCCGCATTCCCACGGGGTGGGGCGCGGATGCTGTCATCACGACGATTCTGGACGCGATCACCGCGCTGCGCCAGGAGGCGTCGTTCGAAGAGAGCGCGATCGAATCTGTTGGTGTGGGCATCCCCGGCCTGGTCGACGCCCACGCCGGGCGCGTGCTCCACGCGGTCAACCTCGGGGTGGAATCTCTGGACCTCGTCGACGCCGCACGCCGTGTCATCGACGTGCCCTTCGCGGTCGAGAACGATGTGAAGGCCGCGGCCCTGGGCGCGGGAGCGCTGCGTGGTGACGCACGCTCGATGGCATATCTGAACCTCGGCACCGGAGTGGCGGCAGGCATCGTCGTCGACGGCAAGCTGTGGCGCGGTTCGCGCGGCATCGCCGGCGAGGTCGGACACATCTCGGTCGACCCGAACGGGCGTGTCTGCGGATGCGGCCAGCGCGGCTGTGTGGAGACGTTCTGCGGCGGCGGCGCTGTCGCCCGTGCGTGGGGTCGCCCCGGCGCTCTTCCGATCCTCGACATCTTCGATGCGGCAGAGCAGGGCGATGTGGAGGCCGTCGCTCTGCGTCAGGGGATCGCCCGTGGTGCGGCAGCAGCGGTGCGCATCCTCGTCCTCAGCGCGGACGTCGAGACGGTCGTCTTCGGCGGTGGTCTCACCTCACTGGGAGACCGACTGCGTGACGACATCGTCGCCGAGCTGCGTCAGGAAGCCGAGACCTCCGCGTTCATGCGGTCGCTGCGTCTTGATGAGAGGATTGAACTTCTGCCGGCCGGATCACCGGCGGCAGCGCTGGGTGCGGCTCTTGTGGGCGCAGCACATCGAGAACAGGGAGCAATGATCAATGGCTGA
- a CDS encoding ROK family protein: protein MSVSDEHRRTAPAEYAGGDRHAFGPARHLRTRGKVLPEHARGHNRALVLQTLYHSGAMSRADLSRETSLTRVTISDLIAEFIVDGIVIEKGVRETTGPGKPPILIDIDRQGHQILGIDLSGHQTFEGAVLSLDGEVLERRTVPRPAAVDGTAVYNAIRELAAQLVAAAERPILGVGVGAPGIVRPDGMVVSSPNLGWSDFPLQRLLGAELDLPVLVRNDANAAVLAEYTFGAAKSDLLLIKIARGVGAGLISGSQPMVGSRFAAGEIGHVVVGTDGGPLCVCGKEGCLEAWLGETRLRERLAACEDDESRENVLRDAGTRLAIAVAPIVAALDLSEIVLSGAPDLYDGVLLDAAGTTVLARTLERVFDDLIVRMTTQDDIVLRGAAVMVLSGELGVS, encoded by the coding sequence ATGTCCGTATCGGATGAGCACCGTCGCACCGCGCCGGCCGAGTATGCCGGCGGTGATCGGCATGCCTTCGGACCAGCGCGACACCTGCGCACGCGAGGCAAGGTTCTTCCCGAACACGCACGCGGACACAACCGTGCGCTCGTCCTGCAGACGCTCTACCACTCCGGTGCGATGAGCCGCGCTGACCTGTCTCGTGAGACCAGTCTCACTCGCGTGACGATCTCCGATCTGATCGCCGAGTTCATCGTCGACGGCATCGTCATCGAGAAGGGCGTGCGCGAGACCACAGGTCCCGGCAAGCCGCCGATCCTCATCGACATCGATCGTCAAGGACACCAGATCCTCGGGATCGACCTGTCTGGGCATCAGACGTTCGAGGGCGCCGTGTTGAGCCTCGATGGCGAGGTACTGGAGCGACGAACCGTTCCGCGCCCCGCCGCGGTCGACGGCACGGCCGTCTACAACGCGATCCGGGAGCTGGCCGCACAGCTCGTCGCGGCCGCTGAGCGCCCGATCCTCGGCGTCGGCGTCGGCGCTCCGGGTATCGTGCGCCCTGACGGCATGGTCGTCAGCTCCCCGAACCTCGGGTGGAGCGACTTCCCGCTCCAGAGACTGCTCGGCGCTGAGCTCGACCTTCCTGTGCTCGTGCGCAACGACGCCAATGCGGCGGTGCTGGCGGAGTACACGTTCGGCGCGGCGAAGTCTGATCTTCTGCTCATCAAGATCGCACGCGGTGTCGGTGCCGGACTCATCTCCGGCAGCCAGCCGATGGTCGGCAGCCGTTTTGCCGCGGGTGAGATCGGACACGTCGTGGTCGGCACCGACGGCGGCCCGCTCTGCGTCTGCGGAAAGGAAGGCTGCTTGGAGGCGTGGCTGGGGGAGACCCGGTTGCGCGAGCGCCTCGCTGCCTGCGAAGACGACGAGAGCCGCGAGAATGTCCTGCGCGACGCGGGAACGCGTCTGGCGATCGCCGTCGCGCCGATCGTCGCCGCACTCGATCTTTCCGAGATCGTGCTTTCCGGAGCCCCCGATCTCTACGACGGTGTTCTGCTGGATGCCGCGGGAACCACGGTGCTCGCGCGCACGCTGGAACGCGTCTTCGATGACCTGATCGTTCGCATGACCACGCAAGACGACATCGTGCTGCGTGGTGCCGCCGTGATGGTGCTCTCAGGTGAACTGGGGGTTTCGTGA
- a CDS encoding family 20 glycosylhydrolase — MHAAAGRVRVYRGVTVVDGTGAERIIADVAVEGSRIVLVHPALVARAEEESETDAATSPHPLLESLPEGTVEIDATGLVLAPGFIDMHAHSDLAVMDGAAHTAKLLQGVTTEVIGQDGLGYAPVDDVTAVQIAGQIAGWNGRAEPFAWRTMGEFLDAIDERTAGNVAALVPQGNLRMSVVGHENRPATAEELRRMGEMLGAALDEGAFGMSSGLTYTPGMYAETAELEYLCRIVAERGGYWAPHTRSYGGAALDAYAEAIEIGRRTGCPIHLTHATMNFLPNRGRADELLALVDAAIAGGVDVTLDTYPYLPGATTLTALLPSHLAEGGDLLQAIAALDADGRERVRVEVDELGCDGFHGEPADWSTIEISGVSVPELEPLVGRRISEIAEGRGARPIDVVLDTILADGGATGILMHIGDENNVRAIMRHPRHCGGSDGILIGSKPHPRGFGTFPRYLGHYVRDLGVLSLEEAIRHLSGTPAERLGLHRGDAPRGVIRVGATADLVLFDPETIAAGATFDAPRSAPEGVVEVLVSGEVVVRDGAATGATPGRALPGRALRMPPPAHRATLPLMQASVDPDGAVLRIGTTVHAPDELGGIRELLTEALEVAAVDGDEEEGVSITLRIDPALGVDAADGGRVAEEAFRVRIAPDGIVLEGAAPIGVFRAFTVLRQLAAPETGLRGVLPVGEWSGAPAYAWRGLMLDVARHFRPAADVRRLIDLLADHHLTVLHLHLSDDQGWRFEVPGFPRLTEIGARREATQRGHGVHSTVEPGLHEGYYTKDELRELVAYASARYITLVPEVELPGHVQAALAAYPELGNLDAQEPPTGAWERFGVNIRTLAPTEQSLAFGYAAIDALCEAFDSPWIGIGGDEVPTDDWAQSAQAAMRMDELGMQDVHEIQPWFTRHFVAHVRSRGRIPLAWDEVLEGEVPEGTRIMAWRGPVALAEAIARGIPVIACPDLEVYFDYRQEDIEDEPSQVGPPLTIAHAYTLTLPAEVDGGQANVWTEHLPTRDRVDYAIFPRLAATAERLWAGGVPGAIDDFERRLPVYLRRLAAAGVAYRRMDGPLPEQRRPGVPGKPMTVAQREAIVEGLVANIRR, encoded by the coding sequence ATGCACGCCGCCGCAGGGCGCGTGCGCGTGTACCGCGGGGTGACGGTGGTCGATGGCACAGGGGCGGAGCGCATCATCGCGGACGTCGCGGTGGAGGGCTCGCGCATCGTGCTCGTGCATCCCGCGCTCGTCGCCCGCGCCGAGGAGGAATCCGAGACGGATGCTGCCACCTCGCCGCATCCGCTGTTGGAGAGTCTGCCCGAGGGCACCGTCGAGATCGACGCGACCGGGCTCGTGCTCGCGCCAGGCTTCATCGACATGCACGCGCACAGCGACCTTGCGGTGATGGATGGCGCCGCGCACACGGCGAAGCTGCTGCAGGGCGTCACGACCGAGGTCATCGGTCAGGACGGCCTCGGCTACGCACCGGTCGACGACGTCACCGCCGTGCAGATCGCCGGCCAGATCGCAGGGTGGAACGGCCGCGCTGAGCCGTTCGCATGGCGCACGATGGGAGAGTTCCTCGACGCGATCGACGAGCGCACGGCGGGCAACGTCGCGGCCCTCGTGCCGCAGGGCAACCTGCGCATGAGCGTCGTCGGCCACGAGAACCGCCCGGCGACCGCTGAAGAGCTGCGTCGCATGGGCGAGATGCTCGGTGCGGCCCTGGACGAGGGCGCTTTCGGCATGTCGAGCGGGCTCACCTACACGCCAGGCATGTACGCAGAGACGGCCGAGCTCGAGTACCTGTGCCGCATCGTCGCGGAGCGCGGGGGCTACTGGGCGCCGCATACCCGCAGCTACGGCGGCGCGGCGCTCGATGCGTACGCGGAGGCGATCGAGATCGGCCGCCGCACCGGTTGCCCGATCCACCTGACACACGCGACCATGAACTTCCTGCCCAATCGTGGGCGGGCGGATGAGCTGCTCGCGCTGGTGGATGCGGCGATCGCGGGCGGTGTCGACGTGACGCTTGACACCTACCCCTACCTACCCGGCGCGACGACACTGACCGCTCTGCTGCCGAGCCATCTTGCGGAGGGCGGAGACCTGCTGCAGGCGATCGCCGCGCTCGATGCGGACGGGCGCGAGCGCGTGCGCGTCGAGGTGGACGAGCTCGGCTGCGATGGCTTCCACGGCGAGCCCGCGGACTGGTCGACGATCGAGATCTCGGGCGTCTCGGTGCCAGAGCTGGAGCCGCTGGTCGGGCGACGGATCTCCGAGATCGCTGAGGGGCGGGGCGCGCGGCCGATCGATGTCGTCCTCGACACGATCCTCGCGGATGGCGGGGCGACCGGGATCCTCATGCACATCGGAGATGAGAACAACGTGCGCGCCATCATGCGGCATCCGCGCCACTGCGGCGGCAGCGACGGCATCCTGATCGGATCCAAGCCGCACCCGCGCGGTTTCGGCACCTTTCCGCGCTACCTCGGTCACTATGTGCGCGACCTCGGCGTGCTGAGCCTGGAGGAGGCGATCCGGCACCTCTCCGGCACGCCCGCCGAGCGGCTCGGGTTGCACAGGGGAGACGCTCCGCGCGGTGTGATCCGGGTGGGAGCCACGGCGGATCTCGTCCTGTTCGATCCTGAGACGATCGCTGCGGGAGCCACATTCGATGCGCCTCGCAGCGCGCCCGAGGGCGTCGTCGAGGTTCTCGTCTCGGGCGAGGTCGTCGTTCGGGACGGGGCGGCGACGGGCGCAACGCCGGGACGTGCATTGCCGGGACGTGCATTGCGGATGCCTCCGCCGGCGCACCGCGCGACACTGCCGCTCATGCAGGCGTCCGTGGACCCCGATGGTGCCGTCCTCCGAATCGGCACGACCGTCCACGCACCCGACGAACTCGGCGGCATCCGCGAACTCCTCACGGAGGCGCTCGAGGTTGCCGCCGTCGACGGTGACGAAGAAGAGGGCGTCTCGATCACCCTGAGGATCGATCCCGCGCTGGGAGTCGATGCGGCTGACGGCGGGCGTGTGGCGGAGGAAGCGTTCCGTGTGCGGATCGCACCGGACGGCATCGTGCTCGAGGGCGCAGCCCCGATCGGCGTGTTCCGGGCGTTCACGGTGCTGCGCCAGCTCGCCGCCCCCGAGACGGGCCTGCGCGGCGTGCTGCCGGTGGGCGAATGGAGCGGGGCGCCCGCGTACGCCTGGCGCGGGCTGATGCTCGACGTGGCGCGACACTTCCGTCCGGCAGCCGACGTGCGCCGGCTCATCGACCTGTTGGCTGATCATCACCTCACCGTGCTGCACCTGCACCTGAGCGATGACCAGGGGTGGCGTTTCGAGGTGCCCGGCTTCCCGCGCCTGACCGAGATCGGCGCGCGACGGGAGGCGACCCAGCGCGGCCACGGGGTGCATTCGACGGTCGAGCCCGGCCTTCACGAGGGGTACTACACGAAGGACGAGCTGCGCGAACTCGTCGCATACGCTTCCGCCCGCTACATCACTCTCGTCCCCGAGGTCGAGCTTCCCGGTCACGTGCAGGCCGCGCTCGCGGCCTACCCGGAGCTCGGCAATCTGGACGCGCAGGAGCCGCCGACGGGGGCCTGGGAGCGCTTCGGCGTCAACATCCGCACGCTCGCCCCCACAGAGCAGTCCCTCGCTTTCGGATATGCGGCGATCGATGCGCTCTGCGAGGCCTTCGACTCGCCGTGGATCGGGATCGGCGGCGACGAGGTGCCGACAGACGACTGGGCGCAGAGCGCGCAGGCTGCCATGCGCATGGATGAGCTCGGCATGCAGGACGTGCACGAGATCCAACCGTGGTTCACGCGGCATTTCGTCGCCCACGTGCGCTCCCGCGGACGCATCCCGCTGGCCTGGGACGAGGTCCTGGAGGGGGAGGTGCCCGAGGGAACCCGGATCATGGCATGGCGCGGACCTGTCGCGCTCGCCGAGGCCATTGCCCGAGGCATCCCCGTGATCGCCTGCCCCGATCTGGAGGTCTACTTCGACTATCGCCAGGAGGACATCGAGGACGAGCCGTCTCAGGTGGGCCCGCCGCTCACGATCGCGCACGCCTACACGCTGACGCTTCCGGCGGAGGTCGACGGTGGCCAGGCGAATGTCTGGACCGAGCATCTGCCCACGCGCGACCGTGTCGACTATGCGATCTTCCCGCGCCTCGCGGCGACGGCGGAACGCCTCTGGGCCGGTGGTGTGCCGGGTGCGATCGACGACTTCGAGCGCCGTCTTCCGGTGTACCTGCGTCGCCTTGCGGCGGCGGGGGTGGCGTATCGTCGTATGGACGGTCCGCTGCCCGAACAGCGTCGTCCGGGGGTACCCGGAAAGCCCATGACCGTCGCGCAGCGTGAAGCGATCGTGGAAGGCCTGGTCGCCAATATTCGGCGGTAG
- a CDS encoding type III PLP-dependent enzyme domain-containing protein: MTLQIPDPTLGTWAKSFPARLFGLPLSAVAAADVRLSEFSTPILTVHEAALAHNENTVFDWARAQGLLLAPHGKTTMAPALWQRLLDAGAWGITVATPWQAAIAIEAGVPRVMIANAVTDAAAARHLGTLLDANPELTLLCWADSVATVDILAAALDGAARPLGVLVELGGAHGRTGARTVAEGEEIAAAVTRAPGLRLAGVTGYEGPFGPDRSHASVASVDAYLQTLVELHARILPLYDDTARPVLSAGGSSWPDRAAAVLAPSADSADVVLRSGAFQIHDDGFYTRMGPFGRDVDTAPLRSAMHAWSRVVSHPEPGLALLDAGRRDVPFDIDLPIPQSVEGEVTALNDQHAFLRLPDDSRVAVGDVVRLGLSHPCTAFDKWRVVPVIDDPDAEDPRVIGAVATCF; encoded by the coding sequence GTGACCCTTCAGATTCCCGACCCGACGCTTGGAACCTGGGCGAAATCCTTCCCTGCGCGCCTCTTCGGTCTTCCGCTCTCCGCCGTCGCGGCTGCCGACGTGCGCCTCTCCGAGTTCAGCACCCCCATCCTGACGGTGCACGAGGCTGCGCTCGCGCACAACGAGAACACCGTCTTCGACTGGGCGCGCGCCCAGGGCCTCCTGCTTGCTCCCCACGGAAAGACGACGATGGCGCCCGCGCTCTGGCAGCGACTGCTGGATGCCGGTGCGTGGGGCATCACCGTCGCGACCCCGTGGCAGGCGGCGATCGCGATCGAGGCAGGAGTGCCGCGCGTCATGATCGCGAACGCGGTCACCGATGCCGCTGCGGCCCGTCATCTCGGCACACTCCTGGACGCGAATCCCGAGCTCACCCTGCTCTGCTGGGCTGATTCCGTGGCGACGGTCGACATCCTCGCCGCGGCGCTCGACGGTGCCGCGCGTCCGCTCGGTGTGCTCGTCGAACTGGGTGGTGCGCATGGCCGCACCGGCGCACGCACCGTCGCCGAAGGCGAGGAGATCGCCGCCGCGGTCACGCGTGCTCCCGGTCTGCGCCTCGCGGGAGTCACCGGCTACGAAGGCCCCTTCGGGCCTGATCGCTCGCATGCCTCCGTGGCGTCCGTCGACGCGTACCTGCAGACACTCGTTGAACTGCACGCGCGCATTCTGCCGCTCTATGACGACACCGCGCGTCCGGTCCTCAGCGCGGGCGGAAGCTCATGGCCCGACCGTGCGGCGGCCGTGCTCGCGCCGAGCGCCGACTCTGCCGACGTCGTGCTGCGCTCCGGGGCCTTCCAGATCCACGACGATGGCTTCTACACGCGCATGGGTCCTTTCGGGCGCGACGTCGACACGGCGCCGCTGCGTTCGGCGATGCATGCCTGGTCGCGGGTCGTGTCACACCCCGAACCCGGGCTGGCGCTTCTCGACGCCGGACGGCGTGACGTGCCGTTCGATATCGACCTGCCGATCCCACAGTCTGTCGAGGGTGAGGTCACGGCCCTCAACGACCAGCACGCGTTCCTCCGTCTGCCCGACGACAGCCGCGTCGCCGTCGGTGATGTCGTGCGCCTCGGGCTCTCGCACCCGTGCACGGCCTTCGACAAGTGGCGCGTCGTTCCCGTGATCGACGACCCGGATGCCGAGGACCCGCGCGTCATCGGCGCCGTCGCGACCTGCTTCTGA
- a CDS encoding RidA family protein, whose protein sequence is MTAKTRVSTDAAPAPAHTFSQGVRKGPFVQVSGQGPVDPVTNEYLFPGDVAAQTTRTLENVKAIVEASGASFDDVVMLRVYLTKREDFPIMNDAYGAFVEANISAGGVLPSRTTVFTGLPREEMLVEIDGIAIVDPA, encoded by the coding sequence ATGACCGCAAAGACCCGCGTTTCCACTGACGCCGCCCCCGCCCCCGCCCACACCTTCTCGCAGGGCGTCCGCAAGGGACCCTTCGTTCAGGTTTCCGGCCAGGGCCCCGTCGACCCCGTCACGAACGAGTACCTCTTCCCGGGCGACGTCGCCGCCCAGACCACTCGCACACTCGAGAACGTGAAGGCGATCGTCGAAGCATCCGGCGCCAGCTTCGATGACGTCGTGATGCTGCGTGTGTACCTCACCAAGCGCGAGGACTTCCCCATCATGAACGATGCGTACGGCGCATTCGTCGAGGCGAACATCTCGGCCGGTGGCGTCCTGCCGTCGCGCACGACGGTCTTCACGGGCCTGCCCCGCGAGGAGATGCTCGTCGAGATCGACGGCATCGCCATCGTCGACCCCGCCTGA
- a CDS encoding L,D-transpeptidase family protein: MPDAPSESSGAAASTTAASPAEGAPSADERPVQWAEREPVTKKRHIGLWIGLGIGAAALAAGAASLILIAPGTSIAGVPVGGLTPGAAADALSNRVSTVEVTLNGAPQSPVVTASELGASIDAKALADQAFAERPAWNLGAWFGAPIEGKISVDPEKAEPLLRDLASAAYDDPIDAGVEFDATTSTFITTPAESGTGIDLDDLTAAIASAVAGDSSAVSFDAVASRVEAPVSDDDATAMAKSINEMLAGLGFYVGLERTVPVDAATAATWITVVDNDGELEIEADRKAIKAVVDALPTAVNRAPVNAQVVVNSSGEVLRDVTAGVAGRTLGDISKLTEKTAAQLEKGNGVIELPVTETPFTSTNLARVIDVNLSEQLVSVIENGTVIDSWYVSSGRGEFATRTGSFEVGWKTPSQNMGDQDLTKSPFYYQPDVKWVMYFNGDEAFHGVYWHSNWGTPMSHGCVGMPEWRAQWLYDWAPEGVDVNVHY; encoded by the coding sequence GTGCCAGACGCACCATCCGAGTCTTCCGGAGCAGCCGCGTCCACGACCGCCGCTTCTCCCGCTGAGGGCGCTCCCTCCGCGGACGAGCGCCCCGTGCAGTGGGCCGAGCGCGAGCCCGTGACCAAGAAGCGTCACATCGGCCTCTGGATCGGACTCGGGATCGGTGCCGCCGCGCTGGCGGCGGGCGCCGCTTCCCTCATCCTGATCGCTCCCGGCACGTCGATCGCCGGCGTCCCTGTGGGCGGGCTCACTCCCGGCGCTGCCGCTGATGCGCTCAGCAACCGCGTCAGCACGGTCGAAGTGACCCTCAATGGCGCCCCGCAGAGTCCCGTTGTCACAGCATCCGAACTCGGTGCATCGATCGACGCCAAGGCACTCGCAGACCAGGCGTTCGCCGAACGCCCCGCGTGGAACCTCGGCGCCTGGTTCGGTGCACCCATCGAGGGGAAGATCTCGGTCGATCCCGAGAAGGCAGAGCCCTTGCTGCGCGATCTTGCGAGCGCGGCCTACGACGACCCGATCGATGCCGGCGTCGAATTCGACGCCACGACGTCGACCTTCATCACGACGCCGGCAGAATCCGGTACCGGCATCGACCTCGACGACCTCACCGCGGCCATCGCGAGTGCCGTCGCAGGCGATTCCTCCGCGGTCTCCTTCGACGCCGTGGCGTCGCGCGTCGAAGCTCCGGTCAGCGATGACGACGCCACCGCGATGGCGAAGAGCATCAACGAGATGCTGGCCGGTCTCGGGTTCTACGTGGGACTGGAGCGCACCGTGCCGGTCGACGCTGCGACCGCCGCCACCTGGATCACCGTCGTCGACAACGACGGAGAACTCGAGATCGAAGCAGACCGCAAGGCCATCAAGGCCGTCGTCGATGCCCTCCCGACAGCCGTCAACCGGGCGCCGGTGAACGCGCAGGTCGTGGTGAACAGCTCCGGCGAGGTGCTGCGCGATGTCACCGCAGGGGTCGCGGGCCGCACGCTCGGTGACATCTCGAAGCTCACCGAGAAGACCGCCGCACAGCTCGAAAAGGGCAACGGCGTCATCGAGCTCCCCGTCACCGAGACACCCTTCACCTCGACCAATCTCGCCCGCGTCATCGACGTCAACCTGAGTGAGCAGCTCGTCTCCGTGATCGAGAACGGCACCGTCATCGACTCCTGGTACGTCTCTTCAGGACGAGGCGAGTTCGCGACCCGCACCGGCTCGTTCGAGGTCGGCTGGAAGACGCCGAGCCAGAACATGGGCGACCAGGATCTCACCAAGTCACCGTTCTACTACCAGCCCGACGTGAAGTGGGTCATGTACTTCAACGGCGATGAGGCTTTCCATGGCGTGTACTGGCACTCCAACTGGGGAACCCCGATGAGCCACGGCTGCGTCGGCATGCCCGAGTGGCGCGCACAGTGGCTGTACGACTGGGCGCCCGAGGGCGTCGACGTCAACGTCCACTACTGA
- a CDS encoding NADP-dependent isocitrate dehydrogenase gives MTDDAIIYTYTDEAPALATASLLPIIQAYAGKAGIEVETRDISLAGRILAAFPQRLTADQQVGDALAELGGLATLPEANIIKLPNISASIPQLKGAIAELQGQGYDIPDFPDEPTTLEEKDVRARYDRIKGSAVNPVLREGNSDRRAPLAVKNYAKKHPHRNKAFGEGSKTRVATMGHDDFKSNEKSWISEGDNVLTIQHVATDGTVSVLKENLKVLPGEIVDATFLSAAALDAFLAETLAVAKAEDVLYSVHLKATMMKVSDPIIFGHVVKAYFADVFAEHGAAIAAAGLTANDGLGSILSGLADVEGGEAIAEAFFRAMQNGPRLSYVNSDKGITNLHVPSDVIVDASMPALVRNGGKLWGADGGEADTLAVIPDSSYASVYQATIEDTIENGPLDPATIGSVPNVGLMAQAAEEYGSHDKTFEVAAPGRIQVVTAAGEVVLEHEVATGDIWRATQTKDIAVRDWVKLAVSRARATGAPAVFWLDENRAHDASLIGKVKTYLGEHDTDGLTIEILAPEQATRYSLERIRQGLDTISVTGNVLRDYLTDLFPILEVGTSAKMLSIVPLLAGGGLFETGAGGSAPKHVQQLVEENYLRWDSLGEFFALAASFEHVADRTGNAKAKVLADTLDAATGTFLEEDRSPGRKLGTIDNRGSHFYLALYWAKELAAQTADAELAAAFAPIAEALAAKESEIVAELIAVQGSPVEIGGYYRPDTALVAAAMRPSSTLNAVIDAI, from the coding sequence GTGACCGACGACGCCATCATCTACACCTACACCGACGAGGCACCGGCGCTCGCCACCGCCTCGCTGCTGCCGATCATCCAGGCATACGCCGGCAAGGCCGGCATCGAGGTCGAGACCCGCGACATCTCGCTGGCCGGTCGCATCCTCGCCGCCTTCCCGCAGCGCCTCACGGCAGACCAGCAGGTCGGCGACGCGCTCGCCGAGCTCGGAGGCCTTGCCACGCTGCCCGAGGCCAACATCATCAAGCTTCCGAACATCTCGGCTTCGATTCCGCAGCTGAAGGGCGCGATCGCCGAGCTGCAGGGGCAGGGCTACGACATCCCCGACTTCCCGGACGAGCCGACCACGCTCGAAGAGAAGGATGTTCGCGCGCGCTACGACCGCATCAAGGGCTCGGCCGTGAACCCGGTCCTGCGCGAGGGAAACAGCGACCGCCGCGCGCCGCTGGCTGTGAAGAACTACGCCAAGAAGCACCCGCACCGCAACAAAGCGTTCGGCGAGGGGTCGAAGACCCGTGTCGCGACGATGGGCCACGACGACTTCAAGTCCAATGAGAAGTCCTGGATCTCCGAGGGCGACAACGTCCTGACGATCCAGCACGTCGCCACGGACGGCACCGTCTCGGTGCTGAAGGAGAACCTCAAGGTTCTTCCGGGCGAGATCGTGGATGCCACGTTCCTCTCGGCCGCCGCGCTCGATGCCTTCCTCGCCGAGACCCTCGCGGTCGCCAAGGCGGAGGACGTGCTCTACTCGGTGCACCTGAAGGCCACGATGATGAAGGTCTCTGACCCGATCATCTTCGGCCACGTCGTCAAGGCCTACTTCGCCGACGTGTTCGCCGAGCACGGTGCCGCAATCGCGGCCGCAGGTCTCACCGCCAATGACGGTCTCGGCTCGATCCTCTCGGGCCTTGCCGACGTCGAGGGGGGCGAGGCGATCGCCGAAGCGTTCTTCCGCGCCATGCAGAACGGCCCCCGACTGTCGTACGTCAACTCCGACAAGGGCATCACGAACCTGCACGTGCCCTCTGACGTGATCGTCGACGCGTCGATGCCTGCGCTCGTCCGCAACGGCGGCAAGCTGTGGGGCGCCGACGGCGGAGAAGCCGACACGCTCGCCGTCATCCCGGACTCCTCGTACGCGAGCGTCTACCAGGCCACGATCGAAGACACGATCGAGAACGGCCCGCTCGACCCCGCAACCATCGGCTCCGTGCCGAACGTGGGCCTCATGGCGCAGGCGGCGGAGGAGTACGGCAGCCACGACAAGACGTTCGAGGTCGCCGCTCCTGGCCGCATCCAGGTCGTCACCGCCGCAGGCGAGGTCGTGCTCGAGCACGAGGTCGCCACGGGTGACATCTGGCGTGCCACGCAGACGAAGGACATCGCCGTGCGTGACTGGGTGAAGCTCGCTGTGTCGCGTGCGCGCGCCACCGGTGCTCCCGCGGTGTTCTGGCTTGACGAGAACCGCGCGCACGACGCCTCGCTCATCGGCAAGGTCAAGACGTACCTGGGCGAGCACGACACCGATGGCCTCACCATCGAGATCCTCGCGCCTGAGCAGGCAACGCGCTACTCGCTCGAGCGCATCCGTCAGGGCCTCGACACGATCTCCGTCACCGGAAACGTGCTGCGCGACTACCTGACCGACCTGTTCCCGATCCTCGAGGTCGGAACGTCCGCGAAGATGCTTTCGATCGTCCCGCTGCTCGCCGGCGGTGGACTGTTCGAGACCGGTGCCGGAGGGTCGGCCCCGAAGCACGTGCAGCAGCTCGTCGAAGAGAACTACCTGCGCTGGGACTCCCTGGGTGAGTTCTTCGCACTGGCAGCTTCGTTCGAGCACGTCGCCGACCGCACCGGCAACGCCAAGGCCAAGGTGCTGGCAGACACGCTGGATGCCGCAACCGGCACCTTCCTGGAAGAAGACCGTTCGCCCGGACGCAAGCTCGGCACGATCGACAACCGTGGCAGCCACTTCTACCTCGCCCTCTACTGGGCGAAGGAGCTGGCCGCGCAGACGGCCGACGCAGAGCTCGCTGCCGCTTTCGCGCCGATCGCCGAAGCGCTCGCGGCCAAGGAGTCGGAGATCGTCGCGGAACTCATCGCCGTACAGGGATCGCCGGTGGAGATCGGCGGCTACTACCGCCCCGACACCGCGCTCGTCGCAGCCGCGATGCGTCCGTCGTCCACGCTGAACGCGGTCATCGACGCGATCTGA